In a genomic window of Actinomycetes bacterium:
- a CDS encoding ferritin-like domain-containing protein, with protein MSTYTDKSLDPGTDPAIGVILQKLLTSEYEMKIMHHAAYQKLKLWDYSKLAKVFKWARDEERKHACWVERRMLALGFDPTYNPATSPAVAPDVLGMLRAALAAEAKSIVDQNKAIVDLRVKNDDTSRRVVEHMLKDEEEHAEEFRAQLEQVAQMGLQGYLSTVA; from the coding sequence ATGAGCACGTACACCGACAAGTCGCTCGACCCGGGGACGGACCCGGCGATCGGGGTGATCCTCCAGAAGCTGCTGACGTCTGAGTACGAGATGAAGATCATGCACCACGCGGCGTACCAGAAGCTGAAGCTCTGGGACTACTCGAAGCTCGCGAAGGTCTTCAAGTGGGCCCGCGACGAGGAGCGGAAGCACGCGTGCTGGGTCGAGCGGAGGATGCTGGCGCTCGGGTTCGACCCGACGTACAACCCCGCGACGAGCCCCGCGGTCGCGCCGGACGTCCTCGGGATGCTGAGGGCCGCGCTCGCCGCGGAGGCGAAGTCGATCGTCGACCAGAACAAGGCGATCGTCGACCTCCGGGTGAAGAACGACGACACGTCCCGGCGCGTCGTCGAGCACATGCTGAAGGACGAGGAGGAGCACGCCGAGGAGTTCCGCGCGCAGCTCGAGCAGGTCGCGCAGATGGGCCTCCAGGGCTACCTCTCGACCGTCGCGTGA
- a CDS encoding phage minor head protein, whose amino-acid sequence MPEAIAFRFDGRNPDAVRMTDAYLRNYTWRVSRETRDAIEAIVRRSIDEGIEPLKAARMIEDVVGLTERQAAAVLNYRAGLESQGVLDASRIEKLVAKYADRKLRERGETIARTEIVGSLVAGELAAARQARDRGFLRGEVMKRWRVTELGEWPCDRCDPLDGATVPLDDLFEGGVDGPPLHPRCRCTVTAVVPLPEEGEEAVPAEAEAEGEEAEVPAEGEEAEVAAEGEEDAEAAEGVAAIVGLLGLSGEWSDDEVVDGFLEVEDLTDSTTDDVLDATDEERADLVSDAAEEKVADVAEREGADPDAARAALARARDANPEGFDLAAEALVFDADADDETLGGIADYLRGRGVDVPELDDLVKR is encoded by the coding sequence GTGCCTGAGGCCATCGCCTTCCGCTTCGACGGGCGGAACCCCGACGCCGTCCGGATGACGGACGCGTACCTCCGGAACTACACCTGGAGGGTCTCGAGGGAGACGCGCGACGCGATCGAGGCCATCGTCCGGAGGTCGATCGACGAGGGGATCGAGCCGCTGAAGGCCGCACGGATGATTGAGGACGTCGTCGGCCTGACGGAGCGCCAGGCGGCCGCCGTGCTGAACTACCGCGCGGGGCTGGAGTCGCAGGGGGTCCTCGACGCCTCGCGGATCGAGAAGCTGGTCGCGAAGTACGCGGACCGGAAGCTCCGTGAGCGCGGCGAGACGATCGCCCGGACGGAGATCGTCGGGTCGCTCGTCGCGGGCGAGCTCGCCGCGGCGCGCCAGGCGCGGGACCGGGGGTTCCTCCGGGGCGAGGTGATGAAGCGCTGGCGGGTCACGGAGCTGGGGGAGTGGCCGTGCGACCGGTGCGACCCGCTCGACGGCGCGACGGTCCCGCTCGACGACCTGTTCGAGGGCGGGGTGGACGGGCCGCCCCTCCACCCGCGCTGTCGGTGCACCGTCACGGCCGTCGTGCCGCTGCCCGAGGAGGGGGAGGAGGCGGTCCCCGCCGAGGCCGAGGCCGAGGGCGAGGAGGCCGAGGTTCCCGCGGAGGGCGAGGAGGCCGAGGTCGCCGCGGAGGGCGAGGAGGACGCGGAGGCCGCGGAGGGCGTCGCGGCCATCGTCGGCCTGCTGGGGCTCTCCGGGGAGTGGTCCGACGACGAGGTGGTCGACGGGTTCCTGGAGGTCGAGGACCTGACGGACAGCACGACGGACGACGTCCTCGACGCGACGGACGAGGAGCGCGCCGACCTCGTCTCCGACGCGGCGGAGGAGAAGGTCGCCGACGTCGCGGAGCGCGAGGGGGCCGACCCCGACGCGGCGCGCGCCGCGCTCGCCCGCGCGCGGGACGCGAACCCCGAGGGGTTCGACCTCGCGGCCGAGGCCCTGGTGTTCGACGCCGATGCGGACGACGAGACGCTGGGCGGCATCGCGGACTACCTGCGCGGGCGCGGGGTAGACGTGCCCGAGCTGGACGACCTGGTGAAGCGGTGA
- a CDS encoding DUF1059 domain-containing protein, with the protein MSETFVPVFRAATSVAAFCPQCRAQVFGETVEDVIDALAEHMNLDHKEQRDGGRDH; encoded by the coding sequence ATGAGCGAGACGTTCGTCCCCGTGTTCCGGGCCGCCACGTCCGTCGCCGCGTTCTGCCCGCAGTGCCGGGCGCAGGTGTTCGGCGAGACGGTCGAGGACGTGATCGACGCCCTGGCGGAGCACATGAACCTCGACCACAAGGAGCAGCGTGACGGTGGACGGGACCACTGA